In the genome of Candidatus Hydrogenedentota bacterium, the window ATCAAGATTATCAAGGCCTGCCTCGAACACCTCCCCGAAGGCGAGATTGATGCAAACATCACCTCCGTGCCGCCCGGAGAAGGCATCGGCCACATCGAAGCGCCGCGTGGAGAGACGTTTCATTATGTCCGCAGCGACGGAACGAATCGCCCCGTGCGCCACAAGGTCCGCGCCCCCACGTACATGAATCTTCCCACATTCAAGGCGACGATTGTGGGGGAGACGCTATCCGACGCCACCATCATCCTGGCGTCCATCGACCCGTGCTATTGCTGCACCGAGCGCATGGCCGTGCGCGATGAAACAGGGCGGAAACTGCTGCACGGCCAGGACTTGGTGCGCTTGTCCCGGGAGAAAACGGAGCGCATTCGCCGCGAAATGGGTGTTGAACCGCAATGAACGAGCTGGAACCGTACTTCAGACTGGATTGGCTGTCCGGCAGCGTGGCCGCTTTCGTTGCCGGCTACACCGTGTTGACGCTCGTGTATTCAATGGGCTACATGCAGGGACGCCATGCCCAAGGCCGCTACTACGGCTATATCCTGCTGACGTGCATCCTGTCGATTGCGGCCGCCTTTGCGGATAATCTGGTCTTGTTCGTGACCTGCTGGGGGTTACTGGGGCTGCTGCTATACCTGCTCACCAACCTCGGAGAATCCCCGGGCGCGGCGAAAACGGCGAAGAAGACGTTTATCATCATCGGCGGCACGGACAGCCTCATGATCCTCGGTCTTGCGCTTGCCTGGAGCCTCGGCGGCCGGCCGTCGCTCTTCCACCTTCGAATGACGGCCCTCGACATTCCGATTGTCTCCCCGGCTGCCGTGATGGCCTATCTCTGCCTGCTGTCCGGCGCGCTGGCCAAAGCGGGCGCCATGCCGTTCCACACATGGGTGCCCGATACCGCGCAGGATGCCCCCCTGCCGGTGGCGGCTTTCCTCCCGGCTTCCCTGGATAAACTCCTCGGCATCTACCTTCTCGTGCGCCTGAACGTGGACATATTCGTCCTCACAAAAGGGCTCTACACATTCCTCATGTTGTTGGGGAGTTTCACCATAGTTGCTGCCGTCATGATGGCGCTCGTTCAGCACGACATGCGGCGTCTGCTGGGATATCATGCCGTCAGCCAGGTGGGGTATATGATTCTGGGCATCGGCACAGGCACGCCCCTGGGAATCGCCGGCGGGCTCTTCCACATGTTCAACAATACCCTCTACAAGAGTTGCCTGTTCTTTTCCGGCGGCGCCGTCACCCGCGAAGCACGGACCGATGACCTCGATGAACTCGGCGGCTATGCCCATGCCATGCCCATAACCTATACCACCTTCCTGATAGCCGCCCTGGCTATCTCCGGCATCCCGCCGCTGAACGGCTTCGTCTCGAAGTGGATGATCTACCAGAGCCTGGCCGCAATCGGCCGTGATGGCGGGTGGCTCTGGATGCTTTGTCTCGCGTCCGCGCTGTTCGGGAGTGTCTTGACCTTGGCCAGTTTCATGAAGCTCATCCACGCCATCTTCCTGGCCCGGCCCGCCCGCAAGATCGAAGGAAACAAAGAAACGTCTCTTCTGCTGTTGGCGCCCCATGTCATCCTGGCCGGTCTGTGCGTCCTCTTCGGGGTGTTCGCGTTTCAAATACCCTTGGGCGGATTCATCGGGCCCGCCGTAGGCATGCCCATTGACTACCCGGGCGACTGGCATACCCTCGCGGGCGCGTTGCTCTTGCTCGCCGGGTTCGGCGCGGGCGCTGTGCTTTACGTTTTCGGAACAGCCCTGAGGACGCGAACCGTCGAGCCTTTCGTTGGCGGGGAAGTGCTGGAAAAACAGCCTGCGATGCGGATGTCCGGCGTCGAATTCTACAAAACCGTTGAAGAAGCGCCTCTTCTCCATCGGACCTATCGCGCCGCGTCTCAAAAGCTGTTCGATCTTTATGAGCTGGGTTCGCGCGCCACATTCGGCATCAGCAGATTGTTCTCAGAAATTCACAACGGCGAACTGCCGTACTACCTGGCGTGGTGCATCCTGGGGATGGTCGTGCTGTTCTTCGTGCTGCTGGGAGGAAGCCTATGATTGCCCTCTACGCAATACTTGTCGTGATGATCATCGGTGCAATCATCGCCATCGAGGCGCGCGACCTGCTGTCGGCGGTAATCGCCGTCGGGACGGTGGGACTGGGCATTTCCCTGGTCGCGCTGGTGGCGAAGGCCCCGGACGTCGCGATCACGCAGCTCGTCGTCGAGATCATCTCCGTGGTGATCCTCATCCGGGCGACCATCAGAATCGGCCTGCCCCGCTCGACGCACGGCAGCAAGCCGTTGCTGGGCGTCGTGGCCCTCGTGTTCGGAATCACCGTGCTGGTGATCGGGGCGATGGCCTTCGCTGAGATTCCGCCGCTCGGCGCCCCGCATATGCGCGTGTCAGAGACCTATGTGGCCGAAGGCCTCGAAGGCACCGGCGCCGTCAATATTGTTACAGCTATTCTGCTGGATTTCAGAGGGTACGACACTCTGGGCGAAGCCACCGTGCTGTTTGCCGCCGCCATGGGCGTGCTGGCCATTGCTCGCCCCGCAGGGCGCCGAAAGACGGAAACGGAACCACATCATGCGAACAAATGAGGACAACCACAAAGAAGGCATGTCGCTGATCGTAAAGACCATCACACGGCTCAGCGTCGGCCTGATCCTCCTCTACGGGATTTACATCGTGCTGCACGGGCACCTGTCGCCCGGCGGCGGTTTTGCGGGCGGAGTGATTGTCGCGCTGTCCTTCGTGCATCTGGTGCTCGCCTTCGGAAAACGGCAGGCGTTCCGGACGCTGTCGGAATCCGGCACGGCTTCGCTCGAGAGCCTGGGAGGGGTACTGTTTCTGACAATCGCGCTTGCCGGCTTTTCCGGCGGCTATTTCTTTACCAACGTGTTGCCCAATGGGGAGCCCTATGCCCTGTTGAGCGCGGGGACCATCCCCTTGAGCAACATCGCAATCTGTCTGAAAGTGGCCGGCGGCCTATTCGCGATTTTCATCGCACTGGTGCTGTTGAACCCGGAATCGGAGCAAGGGTCATGATCGCGTACATGCTGTGCTTGGTCCTGTTTTGCCTGGGAGTGTACGGCGCGCTCGCCAAACGCAACGTCATCAAGATCGTTTTGAGCCTCGCCATTGCCGAATGCGCCGTCAACCTGATGTTTATCCTTATTGCCTACCGCGTGCACGGTTCCGCGCCGATTCTGCAGCGCGGGACGGAAGGCGGCGCGCCGGTCATGGTAGATCCCCTTCCGCATGCCCTCGTGCTGACGGCCATCGTCATCGGCCTTGCCACTACGGCGCTCATGGTTGCCTTGGCAATGCGCATTTATCAGCAATACGGAACGTACGACATCAGTGAAATCCGGGAGCTTAAAGGATGACACCCCCATCCTATATCATGCCACTCTGTGTCGCCCTGCCGCTCGGCGGCGCGTTCGTGACGGCCCTTCTCGGCCGCAGGTTTCCGGCTCTGGCGCCGCTGCTGGGCACGGTCGCATCGGCGCTTCTTCTGGCAATATCGTTGCTTTCCGTGAAAGTGCTCCTCCAGCACGGCGTCCTGGTCTACACCGTCGGAGGATGGCCTCCTCCCGTCGGCATCTCCATGGTCCTTGACGGTCTGACGGCCTTCATGCTTGTCACTGTCAATCTCGTCGCGTTTCTGGTCGTTATCTTCTGCCTCGATTACGTTAACCAGTTCACGGCGCGGTCGAGCTTCTACGTGTTGTTCCTGCTGATGGTTACCGGGATGAACGGCGTCATCGTTACCGGAGATCTGTTCAACCTCTTCGTCTTTCTTGAGGTCGCCGCCGTGGCGAGTTACGGGCTGGTCGCCTTCGGCATGGAGAAGCACGCCCTCGAGGCCGCTTTCAAATACGCCGTGATGGGGTCCGTCGGCTCGCTGTGTATCCTCCTCGGGATCGCCATGTTGTATGCCACCACGTCTACCCTCAACATGGCCGACATGGCGCGTGTTCTGGCCATGAACGAACCCGGCGCGCTGACCGCTTTTGTAACCGTGTTGTTCCTCATGGGCTTCGGAATGAAAGGGGCCGTGGTTCCGTTCCACGCATGGCTTCCGGACGCCCACTCTTCCGCCCCCGCGCCCATCTCCGCGATGCTTTCCGGTGTCTTGATAAAGGCGCTGGGGGTCTACGCCCTGTGCCGCGTGACATTTAACATCCTCGGCGCATCCCCGCGCATTCTCGGCGTGCTCCTGTTCATCGGCGCCCTGTCCATGGTGGCCGGCGTCTTCCTGGCCATCGGACAATGGGACCTCAAACGGTTGCTCGCCTACCACTCCATCAGCCAGATAGGATACGTCATCCTGGGCATCGGGCTGGGCACCCCGCTCGGCATCATGGGGGGACTCTTCCACCTTTTCAACCATTCCCTCTTCAAGTCCCTCCTCTTTCTGGATTCCGGCGTCATCGAATATGCCACGGGCACGCGCGACCTGAAAGAAATGGGGGGGCTGCGCGCAAAACTGCCGGTGACGGGCGCCACCACGCTCGCCGCATCGATGTCCATCGCGGGCATTCCGCCCTTCAACGGCTTCTGGAGCAAACTCCTGATCATCGTCGCCGCAATCCAGGCCGAACGCTACGGATACGCGTTCTGGGCTGTGCTGGCAAGCATTCTGACGCTGGCATCGTTCATGAAAGTCATGCGTTACACGTTTTTCGGGCAGTTGAATACCCGATGGAACTCCGTCACCGAAACGTCTTTCTTCATGAAACTGTCGTTGGTTGCATTGGCCGTCCTGTGTGTTCTGGGAGGCCTCCTGCTACTGCCACAGGCCCGGGAAGCGTTCCTGGGATTAGCCTCCGAGGCGATCACAAACGGCACGGAATACGTCAAAATGGCGATAACACAAGCGAGATAAGTCATGAGCAAGGTCATTCTGTTTATCTTTGCATGGCTCGTTTGGTGCTTGCTCACGTGGCCGCCGTCGCTGCCTGTTTTGCTGGCAGGGGCGGGTGTGGCCGCGCTGGTCGCCTTTTTAACCGGAGACCTCTTCGTAAAACGGCCGCACATTCTGCGCAATCCCGTCCGCTATTGGTATTTCTGTTTCATCTTTCTGCCCGTGTTCCTGTGGCAATGTCTGCGGGCCAACGTGGACGTCGCCTGGCGCGTGCTGAACCCCCGCCTCCCCATACGTCCCGGCATCGTACGCGTCCACACGGAATTGAAATCGGACGTGGGGCTGACGTTCCTGGCCAACGCCATCACCCTGACCCCTGGAACCATGACCGTCGACATCGACCGTGACGCGGGCGTCTTGTATATCCACTGCATCTACGTCAAAGAAACGGAGATTGAAGCGGCAAGCCGTGAGATTTCCGGGCGGTTCGAATACATACTGCGGGAAATCTTCGAATAGGTGGAATAGAAATGCGTACGATATCCTGGATACTCGGAGCGGCCAGCCTGGTGGCGGTAGTCTGTTGGCTCATGGTTTATCCACCGCCGCTCGACCTCGGGCCCGGGGCGCACTACGCGCCCTTTGTGACCCGCGC includes:
- a CDS encoding Na+/H+ antiporter subunit E gives rise to the protein MSKVILFIFAWLVWCLLTWPPSLPVLLAGAGVAALVAFLTGDLFVKRPHILRNPVRYWYFCFIFLPVFLWQCLRANVDVAWRVLNPRLPIRPGIVRVHTELKSDVGLTFLANAITLTPGTMTVDIDRDAGVLYIHCIYVKETEIEAASREISGRFEYILREIFE
- a CDS encoding DUF4040 domain-containing protein; translation: MIALYAILVVMIIGAIIAIEARDLLSAVIAVGTVGLGISLVALVAKAPDVAITQLVVEIISVVILIRATIRIGLPRSTHGSKPLLGVVALVFGITVLVIGAMAFAEIPPLGAPHMRVSETYVAEGLEGTGAVNIVTAILLDFRGYDTLGEATVLFAAAMGVLAIARPAGRRKTETEPHHANK
- a CDS encoding MnhB domain-containing protein; protein product: MRTNEDNHKEGMSLIVKTITRLSVGLILLYGIYIVLHGHLSPGGGFAGGVIVALSFVHLVLAFGKRQAFRTLSESGTASLESLGGVLFLTIALAGFSGGYFFTNVLPNGEPYALLSAGTIPLSNIAICLKVAGGLFAIFIALVLLNPESEQGS
- a CDS encoding proton-conducting transporter membrane subunit; the protein is MNELEPYFRLDWLSGSVAAFVAGYTVLTLVYSMGYMQGRHAQGRYYGYILLTCILSIAAAFADNLVLFVTCWGLLGLLLYLLTNLGESPGAAKTAKKTFIIIGGTDSLMILGLALAWSLGGRPSLFHLRMTALDIPIVSPAAVMAYLCLLSGALAKAGAMPFHTWVPDTAQDAPLPVAAFLPASLDKLLGIYLLVRLNVDIFVLTKGLYTFLMLLGSFTIVAAVMMALVQHDMRRLLGYHAVSQVGYMILGIGTGTPLGIAGGLFHMFNNTLYKSCLFFSGGAVTREARTDDLDELGGYAHAMPITYTTFLIAALAISGIPPLNGFVSKWMIYQSLAAIGRDGGWLWMLCLASALFGSVLTLASFMKLIHAIFLARPARKIEGNKETSLLLLAPHVILAGLCVLFGVFAFQIPLGGFIGPAVGMPIDYPGDWHTLAGALLLLAGFGAGAVLYVFGTALRTRTVEPFVGGEVLEKQPAMRMSGVEFYKTVEEAPLLHRTYRAASQKLFDLYELGSRATFGISRLFSEIHNGELPYYLAWCILGMVVLFFVLLGGSL
- a CDS encoding proton-conducting transporter membrane subunit; this translates as MTPPSYIMPLCVALPLGGAFVTALLGRRFPALAPLLGTVASALLLAISLLSVKVLLQHGVLVYTVGGWPPPVGISMVLDGLTAFMLVTVNLVAFLVVIFCLDYVNQFTARSSFYVLFLLMVTGMNGVIVTGDLFNLFVFLEVAAVASYGLVAFGMEKHALEAAFKYAVMGSVGSLCILLGIAMLYATTSTLNMADMARVLAMNEPGALTAFVTVLFLMGFGMKGAVVPFHAWLPDAHSSAPAPISAMLSGVLIKALGVYALCRVTFNILGASPRILGVLLFIGALSMVAGVFLAIGQWDLKRLLAYHSISQIGYVILGIGLGTPLGIMGGLFHLFNHSLFKSLLFLDSGVIEYATGTRDLKEMGGLRAKLPVTGATTLAASMSIAGIPPFNGFWSKLLIIVAAIQAERYGYAFWAVLASILTLASFMKVMRYTFFGQLNTRWNSVTETSFFMKLSLVALAVLCVLGGLLLLPQAREAFLGLASEAITNGTEYVKMAITQAR
- a CDS encoding sodium:proton antiporter codes for the protein MIAYMLCLVLFCLGVYGALAKRNVIKIVLSLAIAECAVNLMFILIAYRVHGSAPILQRGTEGGAPVMVDPLPHALVLTAIVIGLATTALMVALAMRIYQQYGTYDISEIRELKG